Proteins found in one Pocillopora verrucosa isolate sample1 chromosome 12, ASM3666991v2, whole genome shotgun sequence genomic segment:
- the LOC136277216 gene encoding steroid 17-alpha-hydroxylase/17,20 lyase-like has translation MTFIWQIWVPKMELAVSEYFTVGNIFLAIVFLLILNQLVELYQFRNMPPGFRLTSLPFVGNLLSFASPKGAKQTEQICMLCFFASAVLKEKYGNLYSLKVGSFKTVIAEDAASVKGVLVKKSADYAGRPPFHSFVMSTLELSLDIRIVFLSSHPDFQELLDINNRAFTDTELNSQVLKLDNFPIAKYFPFKAYQIEKEMTDRMFEILHNQIREQEKAFDPEAEIENLTGSLLKEKLGAENEVGTEEKAAILSDDYIINPFTPTNMFSAGHETTSTTLRWAIAYLVHNPGCQTEIQNQLDEEVGRDRMPGLDDRPSLPLVQATIMETLRLGNVAETALPHYTLKDTTLAGYRVPKDTVVVPNLMAVHMDPSCWEDPTKFNPHRHIDGDGQVVTNSVNILPFSAGRRVCAGEALAKVELFFFLSRMLHNFTFLPQENGVLPDLKGVDGFTRFPAPYNIRVKKRQ, from the exons ATGACATTCATT TGGCAAATTTGGGTACCCAAGATGGAGCTCGCAGTTTCGGAGTACTTTACTGTCGGCAATATATTCTTGGCTATTGTTTTCTTACTGATTCTCAATCAATTAGTTGAACTGTATCAGTTCAGGAACATGCCACCAGGATTTCGTCTGACATCTTTGCCTTTTGTGGGAAATCTGTTGAGCTTTGCCTCACCGAAGGGTGCTAAACAAACAGAGCAAATTTGCATGTTATGTTTCTTCGCCTCAGCAGT CTTGAAAGAGAAGTATGGTAACTTGTACTCCTTGAAGGTGGGGAGTTTTAAAACCGTCATTGCCGAGGATGCGGCTTCAGTGAAAGGAGTGTTGGTGAAGAAATCAGCTGATTATGCTGGGAGACCCCCATTCCATAGCTTTGTGATGTCCACTCTTG AGCTGAGTTTAGACATTCGTATCGTTTTTCTCTCATCGCATCCAGATTTCCAGGAACTCCTGGATATAAACAATAGAGCTTTTACAGACACTGAATTGAATAGTCAGGTATTAAAGTTAGATAACTTTCCCATAGCCAAATACTTCCCATTCAAAGCTTACCaaatagagaaagaaatgaCTGATCGAATGTTTGAGATTCTGCACAATCAGATAAGGGAACAAGAGAAAGCATTTGACCCCGAAGCGGAGATCGAGAACCTTACTGGTAGCCTTTTGAAGGAAAAACTTGGCGCCGAAAATGAAGTCGGCACTGAGGAGAAAGCAGCCATTTTGTCCGACGACTatataattaaccctttcactcccacaa ACATGTTCAGCGCTGGTCACGAGACCACCAGCACCACTCTTCGTTGGGCCATCGCTTACTTGGTCCACAATCCTGGCTGTCAAACAGAGATTCAGAACCAGTTGGACGAAGAGGTTGGAAGGGACCGAATGCCAGGTCTGGATGATCGCCCAAGCCTTCCGCTAGTTCAGGCCACAATCATGGAAACACTTCGCCTCGGAAATGTCGCTGAAACAGCTCTTCCTCATTACACTCTGAAAGATACCACACTTGCAGGGTACCGTGTTCCAAAAGATACCGTGGTTGTGCCCAATCTGATGGCAGTTCACATGGATCCAAGCTGCTGGGAGGATCCAACCAAATTTAACCCACACCGCCATATTGATGGTGATGGCCAAGTTGTTACCAACTCTGTAAACATTCTACCCTTTTCTGCTGGACGTCGGGTTTGTGCTGGCGAAGCACTTGCAAAG GTCgaattgttcttttttctgtctCGGATGTTGCACAACTTTACCTTCTTGCCCCAAGAAAATGGTGTTCTTCCTGACCTTAAAGGAGTCGATGGTTTCACCCGTTTTCCGGCGCCTTACAATATAAGGGTTAAAAAACGGCAATAG
- the LOC131799844 gene encoding steroid 17-alpha-hydroxylase/17,20 lyase, with translation MELPEFITFGNVSLAIVFILILSQMIELYQLRNMPPGPRLTSLPFIGNILSFDSGESFGEVTRSLRKKYGKLYSLKIGSFKTIFAEDAASVKEVLVNKSADYAGRPPFHSFQMTTLGGKDIALGNYGPAWKFHRKLFMTAVRRYISDQQLIERRMSEQATRLLRYFEDQEGSAFDPSQIVTESVANVICRIAFGEHFDSSHTDFQELLQLNISVFTDDEMNIQVFALDQFPVAKFFPFKAYRKMQKIFDRIFEILRSQLREQETAFDPKAAVESLTGSLLKERIAAENEVGAEEKASLLSDDYIINALEDMFSAGYETTSTTLRWAIAYLVHHPECQREIQRQLDEVVGKDRMPGLDDRPNLPQVQATIMESLRLGNVVEAALPHYTLKDTTLAGYRVPKDTVVVANLMAVHMDPSCWENPAAFNPRRHIDADGQLITNSGNFLPFSAGRRVCAGEALAKVELFIFLSWMLHKFTFLPQEDGVLPDIKGVNRFTRFPAPFQIRAVKRQ, from the exons ATGGAGCTACCGGAGTTCATTACGTTTGGAAATGTTTCCCTGGCTATAGTTTTCATCCTGATTCTTAGCCAAATGATTGAACTCTATCAGTTAAGGAACATGCCGCCGGGACCTCGTTTGACATCTTTGCCTTTTATCGGTAATATATTAAGCTTTGATTCTGGAGAAAGCTTTGGCGAAGTCACAAGGAG CTTGAGGAAGAAATATGGAAAGCTGTACTCATTGAAAATCGGAAGTTTTAAGACCATATTTGCTGAAGACGCCGCTTCAGTTAAGGAAGTGCTCGTGAATAAATCTGCCGATTATGCCGGGAGACCTCCATTTCATAGCTTTCAGATGACTACTCTTG GTGGGAAGGATATTGCACTCGGAAATTACGGTCCTGCCTGGAAGTTTCATCGCAAGCTCTTCATGACAGCCGTGCGAAGGTACATCTCGGATCAGCAGCTGATTGAGCGCAGAATGTCTGAGCAAGCAACGAGGTTGCTACGATACTTTGAAGATCAAGAAGGATCTGCTTTTGACCCCTCACAAATTGTGACGGAGAGCGTTGCAAATGTGATTTGTCGAATAGCATTTGGAGAGCACTTTGATTCGTCTCATACGGATTTTCAGGAACTGCTGCAATTAAATATAAGTGTCTTCACTGATGATGAAATGAATATTCAGGTCTTTGCATTAGATCAATTCCCTGTAGCCAAATTCTTTCCATTCAAAGCCTACCGGAAAATGCAGAAGATTTTCGATCGAATCTTTGAAATTCTGCGTAGTCAGCTCAGGGAGCAGGAAACAGCATTCGATCCAAAAGCGGCGGTTGAGAGCCTCACTGGTAGTCTCTTAAAGGAGAGGATTGCTGCCGAGAATGAGGTAGGTGCCGAAGAGAAAGCATCCCTCTTGTCAGATGACTACATAATTAACGCTTTGGAGGATATGTTCAGCGCTGGTTACGAGACCACGAGCACAACCCTTCGTTGGGCCATTGCATACCTTGTCCACCATCCTGAGTGCCAAAGGGAGATACAACGTCAGCTCGATGAGGTAGTTGGAAAGGACCGGATGCCAGGCCTGGATGATCGTCCAAATCTTCCACAGGTACAGGCCACTATCATGGAATCACTGCGCCTCGGGAATGTCGTCGAAGCTGCTCTTCCTCACTACACGTTGAAGGACACCACACTTGCTGGTTACCGTGTTCCAAAGGATACTGTAGTTGTTGCCAACTTAATGGCTGTTCACATGGATCCAAGCTGTTGGGAGAATCCAGCTGCATTCAACCCTCGCCGCCATATTGATGCTGATGGCCAACTTATTACCAACTCTGGAAACTTTTTGCCCTTTTCCGCTGGACGCCGAGTCTGTGCTGGCGAGGCACTTGCAAAG GTCGAGTTGTTCATTTTCCTGTCCTGGATGTTGCACAAGTTCACATTTTTACCGCAAGAGGATGGTGTTCTTCCCGATATCAAAGGAGTTAACAGATTTACCCGGTTTCCAGCACCTTTCCAGATCAGAGCTGTAAAACGTCAATGA